The following nucleotide sequence is from Methylocella sp..
AGGCGGCGCCTTGGCCTCGTTTCGGAAACGCCAACGCTGCATATGTCGTTCACCGGCAACCCCGGCACGGGCAAGACCACGGTGGCGCTGCGCATGGCGGCGATCCTGCACAAGCTTGGCTATGTCCGCAAAGGCCATCTCGTCTCGGTGACGCGCGATGATCTTGTCGGGCAGTACATCGGCCATACGGCGCCTAAAACGAAAGAGGTGCTGAAGAAAGCCATGGGCGGCGTCTTGTTCATCGACGAGGCCTATTACCTCTACCGCCAGGAAAACGAGCGCGACTACGGCCAGGAAGCAATCGAGATCCTGCTGCAGGTGATGGAAAACCAGCGCGACGATCTCGTCGTGATCCTTGCCGGCTACGCCGGCCGCATGGATCAGTTCTTCCGCTCGAACCCCGGCTTTCGCTCGCGCATCGCGCACCACATCGACTTTCCCGATTACAGCGACGGCGAATTGATGTCGATCGCCAACACCATGCTGACGGCGCAAAATTATAAATTCAGCGCCGCGGGCGCGGAGGCTTTTGAAAGCTATATTGCGGCGCGCCGGCGGCAACCCCTGTTCTCCAACGCGCGCTCCATCCGCAATGCGCTCGACAGGGCGCGGCTGCGCCACGCCAATCGATATTTCGAACAAGAGGGTCCGGTCCAGATCGAGGATCTCATGACCATCGATGCGCCGGACGTTCTCTCCAGCCGTGTTTTCGGCATCGATCAGCTCACAGGAAAGGAGGACTGAAAATGACCTCTCTCGTCATCTCGCCCTCGATTCTCTCCGCCGATTTCGCCAAGCTCGGCGAAGAAGTTCGCGCCGTCGCAGAGGCAGGCGCCGACTGGATCCACGTCGACGTCATGGATGGTCATTTTGTGCCCAACATCACAATCGGGCCGGCTGTCGTCGCCGCCTTGCGGCCGCACACGACGCTTCCGTTCGATGTGCATCTGATGATCGCGCCCTGCGATCCATATCTCGCCGCTTTCGCCGAAGCGGGGGCCGATCTCATCTCAATCCATGTCGAGGCGGGTCCGCATCTGCACCGCTCGCTGCAGGCAATTCGCGGTCTTGGCAAAAAGGCTGGCGTCGTCCTCAACCCCGCGACGCCGGCGTCGAGCATCAAACATGTGCTCGATCTCATCGAT
It contains:
- the cbbX gene encoding CbbX protein: MATDQHPLTPPESIDLRRELQETHAEEVLDQLDRELVGLAPVKARIRQISSLLVVDRVRRRLGLVSETPTLHMSFTGNPGTGKTTVALRMAAILHKLGYVRKGHLVSVTRDDLVGQYIGHTAPKTKEVLKKAMGGVLFIDEAYYLYRQENERDYGQEAIEILLQVMENQRDDLVVILAGYAGRMDQFFRSNPGFRSRIAHHIDFPDYSDGELMSIANTMLTAQNYKFSAAGAEAFESYIAARRRQPLFSNARSIRNALDRARLRHANRYFEQEGPVQIEDLMTIDAPDVLSSRVFGIDQLTGKED
- the rpe gene encoding ribulose-phosphate 3-epimerase, encoding MTSLVISPSILSADFAKLGEEVRAVAEAGADWIHVDVMDGHFVPNITIGPAVVAALRPHTTLPFDVHLMIAPCDPYLAAFAEAGADLISIHVEAGPHLHRSLQAIRGLGKKAGVVLNPATPASSIKHVLDLIDLVLVMSVNPGFGGQAFIASAVDKIADLKAMIGDRPIRIEVDGGINPQTAALVAAAGADTLVAGSAIFKGGPDHYAENIAAIRAAAAGKLRRDAA